CTTGCGCTTACTATCCTTGCAAACACCGCCTCCGCTATTGTTGGAGCAGGTGTACCATAATCAAGCGCCACCTGGCTCGTCCATTTCCCAGTACCCTTCTGTCCAGCCGTATCCAATATAACATCGACCATCGGCCTCCCTGTTTCATCATCCTTTTTCGCCAATATATCAGCCGTTATCTCAATTAAGTAACTGTTCAAATCGCCTTTATTCCATTCAGCAAATACCTTACCCATTTCATCAGGAGTCAAACCAAGAAGTTTATTCATAAGGAAATATGCTTCACATATCATTTGCATATCACCATATTCTATACCATTATGTACCATTTTCACAAAATGACCTGCACCATCAGATCCAATCCATGCACAGCAAGGTTTATTATCGTCAGCCTTTGCAGCAATATCCAGAAATATGTCTTCAATATGCTTCCACGCTTCTGGTGAGCCTCCCGGCATAATGGACGGACCCTTCAATGCTCCTTCCTCTCCACCAGATACACCAGTACCAATGTACAATAGTCCCTTACTTTCAACATATTTCGATCTTCTCTGTGTATCCCGATAAAAACTATTCCCGCCATCAATTATTATATCGCCCTTTTCAAGTAATGGAACCAATTTTTCAATAAAATCATCGACTGGCTGACCAGCTTTTACAAGTAGCATTATCTTCCGTGGCCTTTTCAAACTTTCCACAAACTCTTCTAAACTATGCGTTCCTTTTATCTTTTTACCTTGTGCTCTTGTATTAATAAATTCATCTACCTTACTTACTGTTCGATTATAAACTGCAACCGAATATCCATGCCTCTCCATGTTCAGAACCAGATTCTGTCCCATTACTGCAAGCCCAATTAAACCAATATCATATTTTTCCATTTTGCCTTCCCTCCATTATTTACTTAACCAGTTTAAAATTTTTTGTGCAACAGACTCTCTAGTAAAGCCAAACTTCTCTGCAAGGACTTTGTAAGGTGCTGATGCGCCAAAGCGATCTATACCAATTACCATTGTTGAAGAGTCCGTAATATCTTTCCATAACGACGTAACACCCGCCTCAACAACTACCACCTTCGAATCTGATGGTATTAGGCACTTTTTATAATTGTCATCCTGCTGTTTAAATAACTTTACTGAAGGCATAGAAATAACTCTGACATCCAATCCTTTTTCGTCTAATATTCTTTTTGCCTCTACCGCTACATTTACCTCAGAACCAGTTCCGATAATTACAACATCAGGCACCTCTTTTTTTGAATTTGATAAGATATATCCACCTTTTAAAACATCATCTGGACTAAAGTTACTATCTCTTTCCAATGCTGGCACTTTCTGCCTAGTTAGAAATAGAGCCGTAGGTCCATCTTTTCTTCTAATTGCATACGCCCATGCCATAGCAACCTCCACCCAATCAGCCGGACGGAAATCAATTAAATTCGGTATTAACCTTAAAGAAGCTATTTGCTCTATTGGCTGATGAGTGGGTCCATCTTCACCTATAAAAATGCTGTCATGAGTAAAAACATAAATTACCTGGGTTTCCATCATTGCTGCGAGTCTGATAGGTGGACGCATATAATCGGAAAATACAAGAAAAGTGGCACCGAAAGGAATAAATCCACCATATAGTGATACACCATTCAATATAGACCCCATGGCATGTTCTCTAATTCCAAAGTGGAAATTTCTTCCCCTAAAATTTCCTTGTGAAATTGACTCGTATGCTCTCATATAAGTATTTGTTGAAGGTGCCAGATCTGCCGAACCACCCACAAGATTTGGAACCAGATCAGCTGCTTTCTGGATCACTTTTCCTGATAATTTTCTCGTAGCATCACTGGCGTCTTTTACCACTTCAAGTAATTCTTTTTCAAGATTATCTGGCACTTCTTTATTAACAAATTTCAACCATTCTCTGTATAATTCAGGATATTTTGACTTCCATTCATTAAATTTTATCTCCCACTTTTTATATTCCTCAGTAAGCTCCTTCACCCTTTCATTAAACAATTCTTTTATATCTTCCGGTACAAAAAATTCTTTATCTTCGTACCATCCCATATTACGCTTTGAAAGTTTGAGCTCTTCTTCACCAAGGGGTGCACCATGAACCTCTGCATTATCCTGCTTATTTGGACTACCATATCCTATGTGAGATTTGGTGATTATTATTGATGGTTTATCATTTTCATTTATCGCGGCTTCAACAGCATTAATAAAACCTTGATAATCATAAGCATCAGCATTTAATACCTGCCACCCATAAGCTTCAAATCTTTTATGCACATTCTCAGAAAATGTTAAATCGGTCTTACCTTCTATTGTTATTCTATTATCATCATAAATATATATTATATTACCCAATCCTAAATGACCAGCTAGTGAGGCAGCCTCGCATGCCACTCCCTCCATTATGTCACCATCACTAACGATGGCATAAACCTTATGATCACCAAATACATTATATTCAGGTGTATTAAATCTCTCAGCAACTATTTTTGAAGCTATAGCCATCCCTATTCCATTAGCAAAACCCTGTCCAAGAGGACCTGTTGTGGTTTCAACTCCTGGCAAGCACCAGTACTCAGGATGCCCAGGCGTCTTACTGCCCCATTGCCTAAAAGACTTCAAGTCTTCTATTGTAACATCATAGCCACATAGATACAACATTGAATAAAGTAGCATCGAACCATGACCAGCAGATAGAACAAATCTATCCCGATTTACCCAATCAGGTACCATTGGATTAAACTTTAAGAAGTGTGTCCACAATATAAATGCAACATCTGCCATACCCATTGGCATTCCGGGATGCCCCGAATTTGCTTTTTGAACTCCATCAGCAGAGAGAAACCTTATTGTATTTGCTCCTCTCTTTATGATATCCTCTGTACACTTCAATACTGCCATTTTTCCCCCCTTTTATATTAAAATTATACGCCACTAAATACTGAAAAACCACCGTCGACAGGTACCACTACTCCGGTAACAAAATTAGAAGCTGGTGATATCAACCAGATCATAGTTCCTATTAAATCCTTAGGATCACCAAATCTACCCATCGGAGTATGATCTATAATCTTTTTTCCCCTCTCAGTTAAATTGCCAGTTTTCTCATCAATTAATAGGAATCTATTTTGATTTGTTAAGAAAAATCCAGGTGCTACAGCATTTACTCTTATTTTAGGAGAATATTCCTGTGCCATATATACAGCAAGCCATTGAGTAAAATTACTAACACCTGCTTTTGCTGCAGAATATATAGGAACTTTTGTAAGAACTCTCACTGCAGCCATAGATGATATATTTATGATTACACCACTACCTGAATCTACCATAGCCTTCCCAAATATCTGGCTCGAATATATTGTACCAACCAGGTTCAAATCAAAAACAAATTTCATCCCATCCTCAGGAATATCAAAAAACGATAGCTCCTTTGATGTAGTTGCTCTTGGATTGTTTCCACCTGCACAATTTACAAGAACATCTACACTCCCCAATTTACCCAGAATAACATCTAATGCTTTCTTCAAACTCTCCTTATTAAGAACATCACAACCAAGCGGCAAAACATTCCCTTCGTTATCTCCTATTTCTTTCGCTACTCTCTCAGCACTCTCCTTGTGCAAATCCAATATGGCAACTTTTGCTCCCAGATGAGCAAATGCTTTTGCCATCTCACTTCCTAATATACCCGCACCTCCAGTCATCGCTATTGACATACCGGATATATCAAATAAATTTTTTAACTCATATCTTTCCATTTTATCCTCCCGAT
This genomic stretch from Candidatus Neomarinimicrobiota bacterium harbors:
- the gnd gene encoding decarboxylating NADP(+)-dependent phosphogluconate dehydrogenase; the encoded protein is MEKYDIGLIGLAVMGQNLVLNMERHGYSVAVYNRTVSKVDEFINTRAQGKKIKGTHSLEEFVESLKRPRKIMLLVKAGQPVDDFIEKLVPLLEKGDIIIDGGNSFYRDTQRRSKYVESKGLLYIGTGVSGGEEGALKGPSIMPGGSPEAWKHIEDIFLDIAAKADDNKPCCAWIGSDGAGHFVKMVHNGIEYGDMQMICEAYFLMNKLLGLTPDEMGKVFAEWNKGDLNSYLIEITADILAKKDDETGRPMVDVILDTAGQKGTGKWTSQVALDYGTPAPTIAEAVFARIVSARKEERVAASNVLGGPSIQFKGDKKEFIEKIRKALYASKICSYAQGFQLMSDAKKEEGWDLNFGSIASIWRAGCIIRAQFLNRIKEAYDRDANLLNLILDPYFKSAIDECQSAWREVVTVALQNGIPVPAFSSALAYYDSYRAERLPANLLQAQRDYFGAHTYERVDKPRGQFFHTEWKKIE
- the tkt gene encoding transketolase → MAVLKCTEDIIKRGANTIRFLSADGVQKANSGHPGMPMGMADVAFILWTHFLKFNPMVPDWVNRDRFVLSAGHGSMLLYSMLYLCGYDVTIEDLKSFRQWGSKTPGHPEYWCLPGVETTTGPLGQGFANGIGMAIASKIVAERFNTPEYNVFGDHKVYAIVSDGDIMEGVACEAASLAGHLGLGNIIYIYDDNRITIEGKTDLTFSENVHKRFEAYGWQVLNADAYDYQGFINAVEAAINENDKPSIIITKSHIGYGSPNKQDNAEVHGAPLGEEELKLSKRNMGWYEDKEFFVPEDIKELFNERVKELTEEYKKWEIKFNEWKSKYPELYREWLKFVNKEVPDNLEKELLEVVKDASDATRKLSGKVIQKAADLVPNLVGGSADLAPSTNTYMRAYESISQGNFRGRNFHFGIREHAMGSILNGVSLYGGFIPFGATFLVFSDYMRPPIRLAAMMETQVIYVFTHDSIFIGEDGPTHQPIEQIASLRLIPNLIDFRPADWVEVAMAWAYAIRRKDGPTALFLTRQKVPALERDSNFSPDDVLKGGYILSNSKKEVPDVVIIGTGSEVNVAVEAKRILDEKGLDVRVISMPSVKLFKQQDDNYKKCLIPSDSKVVVVEAGVTSLWKDITDSSTMVIGIDRFGASAPYKVLAEKFGFTRESVAQKILNWLSK
- a CDS encoding SDR family oxidoreductase: MERYELKNLFDISGMSIAMTGGAGILGSEMAKAFAHLGAKVAILDLHKESAERVAKEIGDNEGNVLPLGCDVLNKESLKKALDVILGKLGSVDVLVNCAGGNNPRATTSKELSFFDIPEDGMKFVFDLNLVGTIYSSQIFGKAMVDSGSGVIINISSMAAVRVLTKVPIYSAAKAGVSNFTQWLAVYMAQEYSPKIRVNAVAPGFFLTNQNRFLLIDEKTGNLTERGKKIIDHTPMGRFGDPKDLIGTMIWLISPASNFVTGVVVPVDGGFSVFSGV